The sequence TTTTCTTGATCTGGCAGACCATATCCTCCGACAGAGACGGCAGGACAAAACCGTTGCTGCTTTTACGCGCCTTCTTGACTACGCCACTTCCCACAACTCCATGAATGATCTTCTGCAGGAATTTCTGGATGAGGCGGAAACCCTTACGGAGAGCGAAATCGGATTTTACCATTTTGTGGGACAGGATCAGGCAACCATTACCCTTCAGGTCTGGTCCACCCGTACCCACAAGATCTGCAAAGCACCCGGAGCAGGACAACATTATCCGGTTGAACAGGCCGGAGTCTGGGTGGAATGTATCCACAAAGGCAGCCCTGTCATTCACAACGACTACCTTTCCCTGCCCCATCGAAAAGGGCTGCCAGCAGGCCATACAGCGGTAATCCGGGAACTGGTTGTGCCCGTTATCCGTAACGGAAAAATTGTGGCTGTTCTGGGCGTTGGCAATAAAAAACAGGATTATGATGAGCAGGATGTTCGGGTTGTGGAGCAGCTTGCGGACATGCTCTGGGAAACCGTTGTCCGTAAAAAAGCAGAGGAAGAGAATGAAAAACTCCAAACCCGTTATGCTCAGGCCCAGCGAACGGAACTGGTAGGAAGGCTTGCGGGAGGTATTGCGCACGATTTCAACAACATGTTGGGCATTATCATCGGCCATACCGATTTGGCTCTGGAAATACAAAATCCTCCTGAAGGACTGAAGAAAGACCTGCTTGAAATCCGCAATGCGGCCGAGCGTTCAGCAGGGCTGACACGTCAGCTTCTTGCCTTTGCACGCCAGCAGACCATTGCCCCCCAAACCCTCCATCTCAACGCCGCCATTCAACAGATGCTTTCCATGCTTCGCCGTCTGATTGGTGAAGATATCGAGCTTCTATGGCTGCCGGGCCCCCATCTCGGGTTTGTTAAAATTGACCCTTCCCAGCTTGATCAGATTCTTGCCAATCTCTGTGTCAATGCCAGAGATGCCATTCAGAGTACTGGCAGAATCACCATAGAGACCGGGAACGTGTCACTGGATGAACATTATTGCAGCCATAACCCGGAGTTCAGACAGGGTGATTATGTCATGCTGGCAGTCAGTGATAACGGATGCGGTATCAGCAAAGAAGCTCTTTATCATATTTTTGAACCTTTTTTTACCACCAAAAAAGAGGGCCAAGGCACAGGTCTCGGTCTTGCCACCATCTACGGAATTATCAAACAGAATAATGGATTCATCCATGTATACAGCGAACCGGAAATGGGAAGCACTTTCCGGATCTATTTTCCCCGTGAGGACAAAATGAACGCAGAAAAAAAGCCCTCCCCTGCAACCGCTGCAGCGGGAGAGAGGAAAACCATTCTTCTTGTTGAAGATGAAATTTCCATGCTGAACCTTTGCACAAGAATGCTCAAAAGCCTTGGCTATCAAGTTCTTTCCGCAGGCACACCGCGGGAGGCCTTGAGCTGCTCAGGCTCTTTTCCCGGCAGGATCGATCTTGTGGTCAGCGATGTTGTCATGCCGGATATGAACGGACGGGAGCTGGCGACCCTTCTGGAACAGGAGAGACCTGATCTTAAGGTTCTTTTCATGTCCGGATACACGGC comes from Desulfobotulus pelophilus and encodes:
- a CDS encoding GAF domain-containing protein, producing MHNTLSTKLLTELPLSMALYDEHQTILWANKAYTKMTGLPLEEIIGMKCHAPWGFTATCPHCPITEAMEKNGMVQADLTLDNQPEWCHARLGCRIKTSMVKDDAGKPIAIMAVFLDLADHILRQRRQDKTVAAFTRLLDYATSHNSMNDLLQEFLDEAETLTESEIGFYHFVGQDQATITLQVWSTRTHKICKAPGAGQHYPVEQAGVWVECIHKGSPVIHNDYLSLPHRKGLPAGHTAVIRELVVPVIRNGKIVAVLGVGNKKQDYDEQDVRVVEQLADMLWETVVRKKAEEENEKLQTRYAQAQRTELVGRLAGGIAHDFNNMLGIIIGHTDLALEIQNPPEGLKKDLLEIRNAAERSAGLTRQLLAFARQQTIAPQTLHLNAAIQQMLSMLRRLIGEDIELLWLPGPHLGFVKIDPSQLDQILANLCVNARDAIQSTGRITIETGNVSLDEHYCSHNPEFRQGDYVMLAVSDNGCGISKEALYHIFEPFFTTKKEGQGTGLGLATIYGIIKQNNGFIHVYSEPEMGSTFRIYFPREDKMNAEKKPSPATAAAGERKTILLVEDEISMLNLCTRMLKSLGYQVLSAGTPREALSCSGSFPGRIDLVVSDVVMPDMNGRELATLLEQERPDLKVLFMSGYTANVIAHHGILKEGIHFLQKPFSRQELNAKIQEILM